One genomic segment of Myxococcales bacterium includes these proteins:
- a CDS encoding DUF433 domain-containing protein, which yields MAGTLTTNEVAALVGLDESQVRKEVEHGLTGSGSPPRFSFTDAVYFGALAMLGLHLAVEDRRRLHELVARGMSRPKLPERIEWTPVLELRIGKVAEVIGDRLEHFEAWKSKLVVDERILGGEPVFPKSRLAVRNIGKQLLRGVSGDALREDYPYLKPRDIEFAKLYTLAYPRMGRPRERQAPAG from the coding sequence ATGGCCGGCACGCTCACCACCAACGAGGTCGCAGCTCTGGTCGGGCTCGACGAAAGCCAGGTGCGGAAGGAAGTCGAGCACGGGCTCACCGGCAGCGGAAGTCCGCCCCGGTTCAGCTTCACCGATGCTGTCTACTTCGGTGCTCTTGCCATGCTCGGCCTCCACCTTGCGGTCGAGGACCGACGACGGCTGCACGAACTGGTCGCTCGTGGAATGTCCCGACCAAAGCTTCCTGAGCGGATCGAATGGACCCCCGTACTCGAATTGAGGATCGGGAAGGTTGCCGAAGTCATCGGTGATCGGCTCGAACACTTCGAGGCGTGGAAGTCGAAGCTCGTCGTCGATGAGCGCATCCTGGGAGGCGAGCCCGTCTTCCCGAAGAGCCGCCTTGCCGTGCGCAACATCGGCAAGCAATTGCTGCGTGGCGTTTCGGGCGACGCTCTCAGGGAGGACTACCCTTACTTGAAGCCAAGGGACATCGAGTTCGCCAAGTTGTACACGCTGGCGTACCCCCGGATGGGACGGCCTCGTGAACGTCAAGCTCCTGCTGGATGA
- a CDS encoding alpha/beta fold hydrolase produces MTIPLTASALRSAPIPLPSSPVAERPLSFDTYGDSGPWVVLVHGIPGWRGTFAEVGARLGSTCRVLVPDLLGFGDSPEAPADFHAEQHAAVVIDLLRARGVDRFHLVGFDFGVRPPFSSQVGSETACSRSLWRRPTSSRTHPSRYRSAWRRSRSWVGCCSGCCWGGSGSC; encoded by the coding sequence ATGACGATTCCGTTGACCGCCTCTGCACTTCGCTCCGCGCCGATTCCCCTGCCTTCTTCTCCGGTGGCGGAGAGGCCGCTCAGTTTCGACACCTACGGCGACTCCGGCCCCTGGGTCGTGCTTGTGCACGGCATCCCCGGTTGGCGAGGCACCTTCGCCGAGGTTGGGGCGCGCTTGGGGTCCACCTGTCGGGTTCTGGTGCCGGACCTGCTCGGCTTCGGCGACTCGCCAGAAGCTCCCGCAGATTTTCATGCCGAACAACACGCCGCGGTGGTGATCGACCTGCTCCGGGCGCGCGGTGTCGATCGCTTCCATCTGGTCGGTTTCGACTTCGGGGTCCGACCGCCGTTCTCGTCGCAGGTCGGCTCGGAGACCGCGTGCAGTCGATCACTGTGGCGGCGACCAACATCTTCCCGGACACACCCGTCCCGCTACCGCTCCGCCTGGCGAAGATCCCGATCCTGGGTCGGCTGTTGTTCCGGCTGCTGCTGGGGAGGCTCGGGCTCATGCTGA
- a CDS encoding right-handed parallel beta-helix repeat-containing protein — protein sequence MLRTLNNTVSRVALCFMLLVSSGCACGSSDDANPSNGGASGGGGIGGAGGAAGAAGSAAGGGAGTGGGAGASACEPSSTETCEPCSGIGSRRCASDGSGWSACECTTYGEEIAVSPGGNDSAAGTLAAPFETLDRAKQKVTERVAAGLKSGGIVVWLREGVYTASGTLTLGAKESGSDGKPVVWRGYPGERARLVGGASIAPSAFKPISSSSPIFARLDAPAQAKVLELPLPSVGVTNYGALARRGFCAGASKGPLELFVDGAPMTLARWPDAGQNDVQTDLEQANAVDVFGKPSPDVTGHYVKSGTKDGVSAFTRQGLVGGLQYQLYRLTWDYQNNTYTAWFLTTDTSGYPSDTHPWWSHYDQTLGQMNPSAGASGDVSFQNPDAVNHGFASINEAISSTVWRYTGDRPKRWADPTEVWFHGFWKYAWADCHVPTAKIDLATQTVTLGDSPGYGVAAGQPYYAYNMPEELSVPGEYWVDRNTGSLYLWPPDNFSSAEVVVSLLEAPLMSLDSATFVELRDFTLEAGRSELVRVNAGSHNQLVGLTLRNAGTNAGSISGTEQLVRSCNVYGTGNGGFSVSGGDRPSLTQGKNSVENSHFHGLSRWEWTYRPAVRLDGDGNAARNNTIHELPHSAILYGGNEHQIERNHIHHVCQFSSDAGAIYAGRDWGARGNVIRHNFIHDLSTWFEGYGVQGIYLDDCLSGVRVEGNVLYKISGYGIQHGGGRDDLLINNIMAKCGGALTADSRCTTWLPNGEPNNTPGDSWNLLEKLNAVGYQKEPWASRWPECAAIPNDWAAISSPPSHWLLPEGSQLSRNVGFANGKWANASAQTFAAYAKNADNLEDIDPLFVDEANLNLELLPSSPAFGIPGFEKIPFDTIGVKP from the coding sequence ATGCTGCGCACACTCAACAACACCGTGTCGCGCGTTGCGCTGTGCTTCATGCTGCTGGTTTCGAGCGGCTGCGCTTGCGGTTCTTCTGACGACGCGAATCCGAGCAATGGTGGCGCCTCGGGCGGCGGCGGAATTGGCGGAGCGGGAGGCGCAGCAGGCGCTGCGGGGTCTGCCGCCGGCGGTGGCGCGGGGACGGGCGGCGGCGCGGGCGCGAGCGCGTGTGAGCCGAGCTCGACCGAGACGTGTGAGCCGTGTTCCGGCATCGGCTCACGCCGCTGCGCAAGCGATGGCAGTGGTTGGTCAGCCTGTGAGTGCACGACCTATGGCGAGGAGATCGCCGTCAGTCCCGGCGGCAACGACTCTGCTGCGGGCACCCTCGCGGCGCCGTTCGAGACGCTCGACCGCGCGAAACAAAAGGTCACGGAGCGGGTGGCGGCCGGGCTGAAGAGCGGCGGCATCGTGGTCTGGTTGCGGGAAGGCGTGTACACCGCGAGCGGCACGCTCACACTTGGCGCGAAGGAGTCAGGCAGCGACGGCAAGCCGGTGGTCTGGCGTGGTTATCCGGGAGAGCGCGCGCGCTTGGTGGGCGGCGCGAGCATCGCGCCGAGTGCGTTCAAGCCGATCAGCTCGAGCTCACCGATCTTCGCGCGCCTCGATGCGCCGGCTCAGGCCAAGGTGCTCGAGCTGCCGCTCCCATCCGTGGGAGTCACCAACTACGGCGCGCTCGCCCGGCGAGGGTTCTGCGCCGGAGCGTCGAAGGGCCCGCTCGAGCTGTTCGTCGACGGCGCACCCATGACCCTCGCGCGCTGGCCGGACGCCGGACAAAACGACGTGCAGACCGATCTCGAACAAGCGAACGCCGTCGACGTGTTCGGCAAACCGAGCCCGGACGTGACCGGTCACTACGTGAAGAGCGGCACCAAGGACGGAGTGTCGGCCTTCACACGACAGGGGCTGGTCGGCGGCCTGCAGTATCAGCTCTATCGCCTGACCTGGGACTACCAGAACAACACCTACACGGCCTGGTTCCTCACCACCGATACCTCGGGGTATCCGAGCGACACCCATCCCTGGTGGTCGCACTACGATCAGACCCTCGGCCAGATGAACCCCTCCGCCGGCGCCTCGGGCGACGTGTCGTTTCAAAATCCGGACGCCGTCAACCACGGCTTCGCGAGCATCAACGAGGCAATCTCGAGCACCGTCTGGCGTTACACCGGTGATCGCCCGAAACGCTGGGCCGATCCCACCGAGGTGTGGTTTCACGGTTTCTGGAAGTACGCCTGGGCGGACTGTCACGTGCCGACGGCAAAGATCGATCTGGCGACCCAGACGGTCACGCTCGGAGATTCACCGGGCTACGGCGTCGCGGCAGGCCAGCCCTACTACGCGTACAACATGCCCGAAGAGCTGAGCGTCCCCGGCGAGTACTGGGTCGATCGCAACACGGGCTCACTCTATCTCTGGCCGCCAGACAACTTCTCGTCCGCCGAGGTCGTGGTGTCGCTGCTCGAAGCGCCGCTCATGAGCCTGGACAGCGCGACCTTCGTGGAGCTGCGGGACTTCACGCTGGAGGCCGGGCGGAGTGAGCTGGTGCGGGTGAACGCAGGCTCCCACAATCAACTGGTGGGGCTCACGCTGCGCAACGCCGGCACCAACGCCGGCTCGATCTCCGGCACTGAGCAGCTCGTCCGCTCGTGCAACGTGTACGGCACCGGCAATGGCGGGTTCTCCGTCTCCGGCGGCGACCGGCCGTCGCTGACCCAGGGCAAAAACTCCGTGGAAAACTCGCATTTCCACGGGCTTTCCCGCTGGGAGTGGACCTACCGCCCAGCGGTTCGCCTGGACGGCGACGGCAACGCCGCGCGCAACAACACGATTCACGAGCTGCCGCACTCGGCGATCCTCTACGGCGGCAACGAGCACCAGATCGAGCGCAACCACATCCATCACGTGTGCCAGTTCTCGAGCGACGCCGGCGCCATCTACGCTGGCCGCGACTGGGGCGCGCGCGGCAACGTGATCCGCCACAACTTCATCCACGATCTGAGCACCTGGTTCGAGGGCTACGGAGTCCAGGGCATCTATCTCGACGACTGCCTCAGCGGCGTTCGGGTCGAGGGCAACGTGCTCTACAAGATCTCCGGCTACGGCATTCAGCACGGTGGCGGGCGGGACGACCTGCTGATCAACAACATCATGGCCAAGTGCGGCGGCGCGCTGACAGCCGACAGCCGCTGCACCACCTGGCTACCCAACGGTGAGCCCAACAACACCCCGGGAGACAGCTGGAACTTGCTCGAGAAGCTGAACGCCGTGGGTTACCAGAAGGAGCCCTGGGCCTCCCGCTGGCCGGAGTGCGCCGCCATCCCCAACGACTGGGCGGCCATCAGCTCGCCGCCCTCACACTGGCTCTTGCCCGAAGGCTCGCAGCTCTCGCGCAACGTGGGTTTTGCCAACGGCAAGTGGGCGAACGCGTCAGCCCAGACCTTCGCCGCCTATGCGAAGAACGCGGACAACCTCGAGGACATCGATCCACTGTTCGTCGACGAGGCGAATCTGAACCTCGAGCTCCTACCGAGCTCACCCGCCTTTGGCATCCCGGGCTTCGAGAAGATCCCGTTCGACACGATCGGAGTGAAGCCCTGA
- a CDS encoding DUF2277 domain-containing protein yields MCRNIRPLFNFEPPTTEEEIRAAALQYVRKVSGSTRPASANQRAFDRAIERVAHATTELLESLETHAPPKNRDVERDKARARAARRPRYVEAPKG; encoded by the coding sequence ATGTGCCGCAACATTCGCCCGCTCTTCAACTTCGAGCCGCCCACCACCGAAGAAGAGATCCGCGCCGCCGCGCTCCAGTACGTCCGTAAGGTGAGCGGCAGCACCCGACCGGCGAGTGCGAACCAGCGCGCGTTCGATCGCGCCATCGAACGAGTCGCACACGCCACCACGGAGCTGCTCGAGAGCCTCGAGACTCACGCGCCCCCGAAGAACCGCGACGTCGAGCGGGACAAGGCACGAGCCCGCGCCGCGCGGCGACCGCGTTATGTCGAGGCACCGAAGGGTTAG
- a CDS encoding DUF938 domain-containing protein has product MDARRFAPATSRNRDPILAVLARLVPAGAHVLEIAAGSGEHACFFASQLPVASWQPTDLDAESRASIDAWRSAAHAEKLLPALELDVTTNTHPAHSADVVLCINMIHISPWQATLGLMATAARVLRPGGALVLYGPYRRDGAHTAPSNEDFDASLRGRDPRWGVRDLEEVVRAAAECGFSHEEVVSMPANNLMLIFRGPSPRS; this is encoded by the coding sequence ATGGACGCCCGCCGCTTCGCCCCCGCCACCTCCCGAAATCGCGACCCCATCCTGGCCGTGCTCGCGCGGCTCGTCCCTGCGGGCGCGCACGTGCTCGAGATCGCCGCGGGCAGCGGCGAGCACGCCTGTTTTTTCGCCAGCCAACTCCCCGTCGCTAGCTGGCAGCCGACCGACCTCGACGCCGAGAGCCGCGCCAGCATCGACGCCTGGCGCAGCGCGGCCCACGCCGAAAAACTCCTGCCCGCCCTCGAGCTGGACGTCACGACGAACACACACCCCGCACACAGCGCGGATGTCGTGCTCTGCATCAACATGATCCACATCTCACCCTGGCAAGCGACGCTCGGCCTGATGGCCACGGCGGCGCGAGTGCTCCGTCCCGGCGGCGCACTGGTCTTGTACGGCCCCTATCGCAGAGACGGCGCCCACACGGCGCCCAGCAACGAGGACTTCGACGCCTCACTGCGTGGGCGTGATCCTCGCTGGGGCGTTCGCGATCTGGAGGAGGTCGTGCGCGCGGCGGCCGAGTGCGGCTTCAGCCACGAAGAAGTCGTGTCGATGCCGGCCAACAACCTGATGTTGATCTTCCGCGGGCCGAGCCCACGGAGCTAA
- a CDS encoding DNA-directed RNA polymerase subunit omega, giving the protein MARVTVEDCLEQEENRFALVVLAATRCRQLMKGAPQLVNAKNKPAVVSLREIAKGRVRFHRTADDVVREYIAECIATDRTL; this is encoded by the coding sequence ATGGCACGCGTCACTGTCGAGGATTGCCTGGAGCAAGAAGAGAACCGCTTCGCCCTGGTGGTGCTCGCGGCCACGCGCTGTCGTCAGCTGATGAAGGGTGCTCCGCAGCTGGTCAACGCCAAGAACAAGCCGGCGGTCGTCAGCCTGCGCGAGATCGCCAAGGGCCGCGTGCGTTTCCACCGCACCGCCGACGACGTCGTGCGCGAGTACATCGCGGAGTGCATCGCGACCGATCGCACACTCTGA
- a CDS encoding class I SAM-dependent methyltransferase — protein sequence MAKRRPVIDDVDAVRDAGARAHYDDPAYYDLAYRARRRDVAYYVSVAKRHGGPVLEYGVGNGRVAISLARSGFEVVGVDLSEAMLKSLDAKLRRAHAGLRELIEPVHGDMRSVRLRRRFPLVIAPFNTVLHLYERRDIEEFFARVREHLAPGGRFVFDFSLPAPADLALDPNRAFSAPSFKHPITKRTTRYRERFEYHPLRQLLVVWMEMTPSGGAEASSVPLSHRQFFPREMEALLHYNGFSDLRFTADFSDDPPGPDADSLVASATVAGRPNRGRPVARGRSRA from the coding sequence ATGGCCAAGCGTCGGCCGGTGATCGACGACGTCGATGCCGTGCGCGATGCGGGGGCGCGCGCGCACTACGACGATCCGGCGTACTACGATCTCGCGTATCGCGCCCGGCGGCGTGACGTTGCGTACTACGTGTCGGTCGCCAAACGCCATGGCGGACCGGTGCTCGAGTACGGCGTGGGCAACGGTCGGGTTGCGATCAGCCTCGCCCGCTCCGGCTTCGAGGTCGTGGGTGTGGACCTGTCCGAAGCGATGCTGAAGAGCTTGGATGCAAAGCTGAGACGCGCCCACGCTGGTCTTCGCGAGCTGATCGAGCCGGTGCACGGCGACATGCGCAGCGTGCGGCTACGCCGGCGTTTTCCCCTGGTGATCGCCCCGTTCAACACCGTGCTCCACCTGTATGAGCGCCGCGACATCGAGGAATTTTTCGCCCGGGTGCGCGAACACCTCGCGCCGGGCGGGCGGTTTGTCTTCGACTTCTCGCTACCGGCGCCGGCGGATCTGGCGCTCGACCCCAATCGTGCGTTCAGCGCCCCGAGCTTCAAACATCCCATCACCAAGCGTACGACGCGCTACCGCGAGCGCTTCGAGTACCACCCGCTGCGCCAGTTGCTCGTGGTCTGGATGGAGATGACACCGAGCGGGGGCGCCGAGGCCTCCAGTGTCCCCCTGTCCCATCGCCAGTTCTTCCCGCGCGAGATGGAGGCGTTGCTGCACTACAACGGCTTCTCGGACCTGCGTTTCACCGCCGATTTCAGCGACGACCCCCCGGGCCCCGACGCCGACTCTCTGGTCGCCAGCGCCACCGTCGCCGGACGCCCGAATCGCGGACGCCCCGTTGCGAGAGGGCGATCCCGAGCGTAG
- a CDS encoding J domain-containing protein: MATDFYGELGVAKGASEDEIKKAYRKLAAKLHPDRHPGDKKAETRFKTVNRAYQVLSDSKQRKLYDEFGEEGLREGFNVDAARAYKRAQRSGRGRGGAQGFSLDDILSGGGNGSGFGEFFGDLFNQNRGRGRATKGSDVAAEVTVDFVSAIRGASLSLRVQEGGGEVTVRVPPGAGDGDKVRVAGHGSPGFGGAAGDLVLTIRVTPHPNFERKGLDLYLDLPVTVGEAHAGAKVRIPTPDGEVSLTVPKHAQSGQTVRLTKKGVKRGGQQGDLYVRFLVKLPAADGAELDKAVETLEAAMTGDVRAGIRF; the protein is encoded by the coding sequence ATGGCCACGGATTTCTACGGGGAGCTCGGCGTCGCGAAGGGCGCCAGCGAGGACGAGATCAAGAAGGCTTATCGAAAGCTGGCCGCGAAGCTGCACCCGGACCGCCACCCCGGCGACAAGAAGGCCGAGACTCGCTTCAAGACCGTCAATCGCGCCTACCAGGTCCTGAGCGACTCGAAGCAACGAAAACTCTACGACGAGTTCGGTGAAGAGGGTCTGCGTGAGGGGTTCAACGTGGACGCGGCGCGGGCCTACAAGCGGGCCCAGCGTTCGGGGCGCGGTCGGGGTGGCGCCCAGGGTTTTTCCCTCGACGACATCCTGAGCGGCGGCGGCAATGGCAGCGGCTTCGGGGAGTTCTTTGGAGATCTCTTCAACCAGAACCGCGGCCGCGGCCGCGCGACAAAAGGCTCCGACGTGGCGGCGGAGGTGACGGTCGACTTCGTCAGCGCCATTCGCGGCGCCTCCCTCAGCCTGCGGGTTCAGGAGGGCGGCGGTGAGGTCACCGTGCGTGTTCCACCCGGAGCCGGAGACGGGGACAAGGTCCGGGTCGCGGGTCACGGCTCGCCGGGCTTTGGCGGTGCAGCCGGTGATCTCGTGTTGACGATTCGGGTCACGCCGCACCCGAACTTCGAACGCAAGGGCCTCGACCTGTATCTCGATCTGCCGGTGACGGTGGGAGAAGCGCACGCGGGCGCCAAGGTCCGCATTCCAACGCCGGACGGCGAAGTGAGCCTCACCGTGCCCAAGCACGCCCAGAGCGGTCAAACCGTGCGCCTCACCAAGAAGGGAGTGAAGCGCGGCGGTCAGCAGGGGGATCTGTACGTGAGATTCCTGGTGAAGCTGCCGGCCGCGGACGGCGCCGAGCTCGACAAGGCGGTCGAGACGCTCGAGGCGGCCATGACCGGTGACGTGCGCGCCGGGATCCGCTTTTGA
- a CDS encoding AgmX/PglI C-terminal domain-containing protein, with the protein MRRLPMRLWRAGVLVSCLLPGLALAQAPPPSASFPRAAPGDPQSFFLALKRARAARSKLEKLKPPPIAQYQTSADAQRFVSEKFAPWLTGTRKLQEDTNREYRAALAAALTDEHRVTVLAEAAEMSLRLAERTYRLGEAAMPRQIAKDRDLSSTYLSTLDSSLESAREPARSALKQCVEIAERSHLHDAAAIRCRTLFEQPFVVDPKARATPDELRRRMRSLQQQFRRCYERGLAADPALKGDLGLNVTIGPKGVVTAVTTRGSLGKSAVGACVAAAVKTLRFPAPGAGKSISLSYPLTLDPGH; encoded by the coding sequence ATGCGTCGGCTTCCCATGCGTCTGTGGCGGGCCGGGGTGTTGGTGTCGTGTCTGCTGCCGGGCCTTGCCCTGGCCCAGGCGCCGCCGCCTAGCGCGAGCTTTCCCCGCGCGGCTCCCGGAGACCCGCAGTCATTTTTCCTCGCGCTCAAGCGTGCGCGAGCCGCTCGCTCGAAGCTGGAGAAGCTCAAGCCTCCGCCGATCGCTCAGTACCAGACCTCCGCCGACGCGCAGCGCTTCGTCTCCGAGAAGTTCGCGCCGTGGCTGACCGGAACGCGCAAGCTTCAAGAGGACACGAACCGCGAGTACCGGGCGGCGCTTGCCGCTGCCCTCACTGACGAACACCGCGTGACTGTGCTCGCGGAAGCCGCGGAGATGTCCCTGCGCCTGGCGGAGCGCACGTACCGCCTGGGGGAGGCCGCGATGCCTCGACAGATCGCCAAGGACAGGGATCTCTCGTCGACGTATCTCTCCACCTTGGACTCATCCCTCGAGTCCGCCCGGGAGCCTGCGCGGTCGGCGCTGAAACAGTGTGTAGAGATCGCCGAGCGCTCCCACTTGCACGACGCCGCTGCTATCCGCTGCCGCACTCTGTTCGAGCAACCCTTTGTCGTCGACCCCAAGGCGCGCGCGACGCCGGACGAGCTTCGCCGCCGCATGCGCAGCCTGCAGCAGCAGTTTCGCCGCTGTTACGAGCGAGGACTGGCCGCAGACCCCGCCTTGAAGGGCGACCTCGGTCTGAACGTCACCATCGGCCCCAAGGGCGTGGTGACCGCGGTGACGACGCGCGGCAGCCTGGGCAAGAGTGCGGTCGGGGCCTGCGTGGCGGCCGCTGTGAAGACGCTGCGGTTTCCGGCTCCCGGAGCCGGCAAGAGCATCAGCTTGTCGTACCCGCTGACGCTCGACCCGGGGCACTAG
- the add gene encoding adenosine deaminase — translation MPNKTTAAPAELVPLEVFQALPKTDLHVHLDGSLRLETILDIGKKEGIELPANSVAGLHEAIGCGRNFGSLVDYLKGFSITLPVMQTEDSLERIAFELAEDAHRENVRYMEVRYAPMLHTERGLKLTKVVEAVLDGLRRARETYGIKATVIICGIRNISPESSYEMAELAVAYKGRGVVGFDLAGAEADFPAKHHRDSFQLVRDNNINCTIHAGEAYGPESIAQAIHVCGAHRIGHGCRLRENGDLLHYLNDHRVPLECCPSSNVQTGAVRDIASHPLKLYYDLGLRVTVNTDNRLITDTTVSKELWLCHTKMGLSFKDIKSIIVAGFKSSFRPFHENQAALRRVTQELERYDDLGNIKPGAAPAAESRRARASAELQAEPPASAPGRASAGTTS, via the coding sequence ATGCCAAACAAAACAACCGCAGCGCCTGCCGAGCTCGTCCCGCTCGAAGTGTTCCAGGCGCTCCCCAAGACGGACCTGCACGTCCACCTCGACGGCTCGCTCCGCCTGGAAACCATCCTCGATATCGGCAAGAAAGAGGGCATCGAGCTGCCGGCCAACAGCGTGGCCGGACTGCACGAGGCCATCGGGTGCGGACGAAACTTCGGCTCCCTCGTCGACTATCTCAAAGGTTTTTCCATCACGTTGCCGGTGATGCAGACCGAAGACTCGCTCGAGCGCATTGCGTTCGAGCTCGCCGAAGACGCACACCGCGAGAACGTCCGCTACATGGAGGTCCGCTACGCCCCGATGCTCCACACCGAGCGCGGGCTGAAGCTGACCAAGGTCGTGGAAGCCGTGCTGGATGGGTTGCGCCGCGCGCGCGAGACCTACGGCATCAAGGCCACCGTGATCATCTGCGGGATCCGCAACATCTCGCCGGAGAGCTCGTATGAAATGGCCGAGCTTGCCGTCGCGTACAAGGGGCGCGGCGTCGTCGGCTTCGATCTGGCCGGGGCCGAAGCGGACTTTCCGGCAAAACACCACCGCGACTCGTTCCAGCTGGTGCGCGACAACAACATCAACTGCACCATTCACGCGGGCGAGGCCTACGGTCCGGAGTCGATCGCCCAGGCCATTCACGTGTGCGGCGCACACCGCATCGGGCACGGCTGCCGCCTGCGGGAAAATGGCGATTTGCTGCACTATTTGAACGATCACCGGGTGCCGCTGGAGTGCTGCCCGTCGAGCAACGTCCAGACTGGCGCCGTGCGCGACATCGCCAGCCACCCGCTCAAGCTCTATTACGATCTGGGCCTGCGCGTCACCGTGAACACCGACAATCGTTTGATCACGGACACCACCGTGTCGAAAGAGCTCTGGCTCTGTCACACGAAGATGGGGCTCTCGTTCAAGGACATCAAGAGCATCATCGTCGCTGGCTTCAAGTCGAGCTTCCGCCCGTTCCACGAGAACCAGGCAGCTCTCCGCCGGGTGACTCAGGAGCTCGAGCGCTACGACGATCTCGGCAACATCAAGCCCGGCGCAGCACCCGCCGCCGAGTCCCGGCGCGCGCGCGCGAGCGCCGAGCTTCAGGCGGAACCTCCAGCTAGTGCCCCGGGTCGAGCGTCAGCGGGTACGACAAGCTGA
- a CDS encoding thioredoxin domain-containing protein, producing the protein MRIALWLVVLRVAALVALGVSGALLVDYVSFNPMFCSADSGCSAVRASGFGYLFGGTLPVPALGIAGFAGLFVVSLSRGLRPWLLPMASLGAVAAATFLVLLTFVIHEFCKLCVIVDASAFVCVLAAYLQYKSDPDGLDRDPLAGWAWAALAAVVTATPMLWPFLRPAAPIPAAVQQLYQPGKINVVEFADFECPFCRALHPELKKLIKEYEGRVHFVRLNMPLPRHPSAMGAAKAAVCGAAQGKGDEIADRLFEAEDLSAAAVRRIAVGLQLDPKRFDACLSDEKTLQQIEGEGKILRDAGFQGLPTTYVGSRQIVGMVGEEIFREAFEAAARGDGGIGVPAGVFASIVLVVIGGVLYLGRGEPAPVEVPAPKPGAARARRDDDDPDDDDDTGGDDTDDDDTGGDDPDGDDPDSDDPDSDDPDSDDDGPATSGSSEGDPSKD; encoded by the coding sequence GTGCGAATCGCTCTCTGGCTCGTCGTCCTGCGTGTTGCGGCGCTCGTCGCCCTCGGCGTGAGCGGCGCCCTGCTGGTCGACTACGTCAGCTTCAACCCCATGTTCTGCAGCGCGGATTCGGGCTGCTCGGCGGTTCGCGCCAGCGGGTTTGGTTACCTGTTCGGGGGCACGCTGCCGGTGCCCGCGCTGGGCATCGCGGGCTTCGCGGGGCTCTTCGTCGTGTCACTCTCGCGCGGGCTGAGACCCTGGTTGTTGCCGATGGCGAGCCTCGGAGCTGTTGCGGCGGCGACGTTCCTGGTGCTGCTGACCTTCGTCATCCACGAGTTCTGCAAGCTGTGTGTGATCGTCGATGCGTCGGCGTTCGTCTGCGTGCTGGCAGCCTACCTCCAGTACAAGAGCGATCCCGACGGCCTCGATCGCGATCCACTCGCGGGCTGGGCCTGGGCTGCACTCGCAGCCGTGGTCACTGCGACTCCGATGTTGTGGCCGTTCTTGCGGCCTGCGGCGCCGATCCCGGCCGCGGTGCAGCAGCTGTATCAGCCGGGCAAGATCAACGTCGTCGAGTTCGCCGACTTCGAGTGCCCCTTCTGCCGCGCGCTGCACCCGGAGCTGAAGAAACTCATCAAAGAGTACGAGGGGCGCGTGCACTTCGTACGCCTCAACATGCCGCTGCCGCGCCACCCGAGCGCGATGGGTGCAGCGAAGGCGGCCGTGTGCGGCGCCGCGCAGGGCAAGGGCGACGAGATCGCGGATCGACTGTTCGAAGCGGAAGACCTGTCAGCAGCCGCGGTGCGCCGCATTGCCGTCGGGCTCCAGCTCGACCCCAAGCGGTTCGATGCCTGTCTCAGCGACGAGAAGACGCTTCAGCAGATCGAGGGCGAAGGGAAGATCCTGCGTGACGCAGGCTTTCAAGGTCTGCCGACGACGTACGTCGGCTCGCGGCAGATCGTGGGCATGGTGGGAGAAGAAATCTTCCGCGAGGCGTTCGAGGCCGCGGCCCGGGGAGACGGCGGAATCGGCGTCCCTGCCGGGGTATTCGCCAGCATCGTGCTGGTCGTGATCGGCGGGGTGCTGTACCTGGGCCGGGGAGAACCTGCCCCGGTCGAGGTTCCCGCGCCGAAACCGGGAGCTGCGCGGGCACGACGCGACGACGACGACCCGGATGACGACGACGACACGGGCGGCGACGACACGGACGACGACGACACGGGCGGCGACGACCCGGACGGCGACGACCCGGACAGCGACGACCCGGACAGCGACGACCCGGACAGCGACGATGACGGCCCCGCCACGAGTGGTTCGAGCGAGGGCGACCCTTCGAAGGACTGA